A genomic segment from Montipora foliosa isolate CH-2021 chromosome 9, ASM3666993v2, whole genome shotgun sequence encodes:
- the LOC137971166 gene encoding Krueppel-like factor 5, translated as MYQNSYQGEGNLVTAGIYSLLIPTREEEIQQILREMDSYLCSSSPATLPVETSSYLPQPKLQEMTIGKKNCRFPEAGMTMGTCTVAQSASIPALNLRHQWPQVTMLATTPSSVHTTSNDDAAYGCNFSTHAQTVQPVSDNKELELHHAFLCDFPGCKKRCYTKSSHLGSRKRIHTGEKPFLCPWKNCGWCFRRSDELKRHYRRHTGEKPYVCPLCGRSFSRSDHRSSHIKKIHPLM; from the exons ATGTACCAAAACTCGTATCAGGGCGAAGGAAATCTGGTAACGGCCGGCATCTATTCGCTGCTAATACCCACCAGGGAGGAAGAAATTCAACAG ATCCTTCGTGAGATGGATAGCTATCTGTGTTCATCTTCTCCTGCAACGCTACCGGTGGAAACCTCGTCGTATCTTCCGCAACCCAAGCTTCAAGAAATGACCATAGGAAAGAAAAACTGCCGCTTTCCAGAGGCAGGAATGACGATGGGAACGTGTACTGTTGCACAGTCGGCGTCTATTCCAGCTCTAAATCTAAGACACCAGTGGCCACAGGTAACTATGCTTGCAACAACGCCGTCTTCTGTGCACACAACATCGAACGATGATGCAGCATATGGATGTAATTTCAGTACACATGCACAAACAGTCCAACCTGTTTCCGATAACAAAGAACTGGAACTACATCATGCCTTTCTCTGTGATTTCCCTGGCTGTAAAAAGCGTTGTTACACCAAAAGCTCTCATCTCGGAAGTCGTAAGCGGATTCATACGGGCGAAAAACCTTTCCTGTGTCCTTGGAAAAACTGTGGGTGGTGTTTCCGACGTTCAGATGAGCTCAAACGCCACTATCGAagacatactggagaaaagccgtACGTATGTCCTCTTTGTGGAAGATCTTTTAGTCGTTCAGATCACCGATCTTCGCATATCAAAAAAATACATCCATTAATGTAA